In Blattabacterium cuenoti, a single window of DNA contains:
- a CDS encoding carboxy terminal-processing peptidase, with protein MLHNFIPFLHKKYNFFKIRYIIIICSCLILLNFCYKYKKEKQLEDNQHLILQIIYKTLSILHFNPIKIDNNFSIKVYNNYLNNLDDNKLFFIQKDLNYLSFYKDKLDEFWKNGDPTFFNVSIKCFYNKINKIDKFCSKILKYPFNFEQKEIFRFENEKISYPKDVNDLENKWRKYLKYLAMIKIFETINPKIDYSLNDIKNIFQKNEEWSRKKVKEDIQEYFRKLKIQTVEDWFSKYVNIMTKLYDPHTNYFSTKEKDEFDSNISGSLDGIGAELKDDKGYATVVNIIHGGPAWKSKKIEIGDKIIRVSKNLNSPSKNIIGMLLENSIRLIKGKKNTKVKLTILKKNGLVKEVILTRDTIKKEDTFAKYAIILDNNKKKYGLIYLPEFYFNPDNKHDRTSARDIKKIIKYLKTKKIKHLILDIRNNGGGSLDDVVKIAGYFLGKTPIVQIGFSNGKTRIIKSYEKNILWKGPLIIISNEFSASASEILAASIKDYKRGIIVGSKQTYGKGTVQMFYPLKSFCLQNLGSLKVTINKFYRVNGCSPQKKGVKSDIVIPIPFNHSLKMIEIEREINKEKQDNTIKWDCIPPVSHNFWKYPINIQKIKLKSMQRFKKYTNIINHYNKLLNLYSQYFLNKQYISLNWKDFYNENIKIEKINNDLQKLNNYINYHLSSIYNNVNYKIINSKEPKLCKKLLKDIYIEESIHIFQDIDKIQHNKKKHK; from the coding sequence ATGTTACATAATTTTATTCCATTTTTACATAAAAAATATAATTTTTTTAAAATTAGATATATAATTATTATATGTTCATGTTTGATTTTATTAAATTTTTGTTACAAATATAAAAAAGAAAAACAACTAGAGGACAATCAACACTTAATATTACAAATCATATACAAAACATTAAGTATCTTACATTTTAATCCTATTAAGATTGATAATAATTTTTCAATCAAAGTATATAATAATTATTTAAATAATTTAGATGATAATAAATTATTTTTTATACAAAAAGATTTAAACTATTTATCTTTTTATAAAGATAAATTAGATGAATTTTGGAAAAATGGAGATCCTACATTTTTTAATGTATCAATAAAATGTTTTTACAACAAAATCAATAAAATTGATAAATTTTGCTCTAAAATATTAAAATATCCTTTTAATTTTGAACAAAAAGAGATATTTAGATTTGAAAATGAAAAAATTTCTTATCCAAAGGATGTAAATGATTTAGAAAACAAATGGCGAAAATATTTAAAATATCTTGCTATGATTAAAATATTTGAAACCATTAATCCAAAAATTGATTATTCACTAAATGATATAAAAAATATTTTTCAAAAAAATGAGGAATGGAGTAGAAAAAAAGTAAAAGAAGATATACAAGAATATTTCAGAAAATTAAAAATTCAAACAGTAGAAGATTGGTTTTCTAAATATGTCAATATAATGACTAAATTATATGATCCTCATACAAATTATTTTTCTACTAAAGAAAAAGACGAATTTGATTCTAATATATCAGGGTCACTAGATGGAATTGGGGCTGAATTGAAAGATGATAAAGGGTACGCAACTGTAGTAAATATTATTCATGGTGGACCTGCTTGGAAAAGCAAAAAAATAGAAATTGGTGATAAAATTATTAGAGTATCTAAAAATCTTAATTCACCATCTAAAAATATTATAGGAATGTTATTAGAAAATTCTATTCGTCTTATAAAAGGTAAAAAAAATACAAAAGTTAAGTTAACCATTTTAAAGAAAAATGGATTGGTGAAGGAAGTAATACTAACCAGAGATACTATTAAAAAAGAAGACACATTTGCAAAATATGCAATTATATTAGATAACAATAAAAAAAAATATGGATTAATATATTTACCGGAATTTTATTTTAATCCTGATAATAAACATGATAGAACTTCAGCAAGAGATATTAAAAAAATTATTAAATATCTAAAAACAAAAAAAATCAAACATTTAATTCTTGATATTAGAAATAATGGAGGTGGATCGTTAGATGATGTGGTTAAAATCGCTGGATACTTTTTAGGAAAAACTCCGATAGTTCAAATAGGATTTTCTAATGGAAAAACACGAATTATAAAAAGTTATGAAAAAAATATTCTTTGGAAAGGGCCATTAATAATTATTTCAAATGAATTTTCTGCTTCTGCATCCGAAATTCTTGCAGCTTCTATTAAAGATTATAAAAGAGGAATTATTGTGGGTAGTAAACAAACATATGGTAAAGGAACTGTTCAAATGTTTTACCCTTTAAAATCATTTTGTTTACAAAATCTAGGATCATTAAAAGTTACTATTAATAAATTTTATAGAGTTAATGGATGTTCGCCTCAAAAAAAAGGAGTAAAATCAGATATTGTTATTCCAATTCCATTTAATCATTCTTTAAAAATGATAGAAATAGAAAGAGAAATAAACAAAGAAAAACAAGATAATACTATTAAATGGGATTGTATTCCTCCAGTTTCTCACAACTTTTGGAAATATCCAATTAATATTCAAAAAATTAAATTAAAAAGTATGCAACGTTTTAAAAAATATACTAATATAATCAATCATTATAATAAATTATTAAATTTATATAGTCAATATTTTTTAAACAAACAATATATTTCATTAAATTGGAAAGATTTTTATAATGAAAATATAAAAATAGAAAAAATTAATAACGATTTACAAAAATTAAATAATTATATAAATTATCATTTGTCATCCATATATAATAACGTAAATTACAAAATTATTAATTCAAAAGAACCAAAATTGTGTAAAAAATTGTTAAAAGATATTTATATAGAAGAATCTATTCATATTTTTCAAGATATTGATAAAATACAACACAACAAAAAAAAACATAAGTAA
- the gyrA gene encoding DNA gyrase subunit A, whose protein sequence is MKKENKLISINIEDEMKSSYIDYSMSVIVARALPDVRDGLKPVHRRVLYGMYQLGIFYNQSYKKSARIVGEVLGKYHPHGDISVYETMVRMAQKWNLRYPLIDGQGNFGSMDCDPPAAMRYTEVRMQQIAEEMLLDIKKETVNMQLNFDDSIEEPQVLPTRIPNLLINGTSGIAVGMATNMPPHNLTETIQAICAYIDNRNISIETIIKYIKAPDFPTGGVIYGYDGVKKSFYTGKGRIILRAKFHFEEINGKKCIIVDEIPYQVNKAEMINRTVELMKEGNMEGISQIRDESDRNGLRIVYILKHNYNPNILLNNLFKHTSLQTSFNVNAIALVNGKPVQLNIKEIIQHFVDHRENVIIRRTKYELEKITNRVHILKGFIIILSIKNNLDQMIKLIQSAKDQNEAIIILMNKFNLSKHQSKSILDMKLQNFTSLEINKIKIEYDHSVQEIDNLKKILAIDYIRMDIIKQELKEITKKYHDQRRTKINYYDKITNIEDLIENEQVVLTISHAGYIKRTSLSEYKLQGRGGVGNIGALVSKKTDFFKHILIATNHQYILLFTEKGKCFWLRVYEVPEGSKVSKGRAIQNMINLEQDDKVNAYILTGDLKNTKYIKDYYVIMVTKKGIVKKTSLEHYSRPRKYGINAIVIRPGDSLLEAILTQGNSHVFIAVKSGRIIRFSEKNIRSTGRNSSGVIGIHFKHNQDYVIGMICVKNNQDNKQKICLLVVSEKGFGKRSYITEYRTTNRGGKGIKTIKITSKTGSLIAIKDVTDKDNLMIIKKSGVIIRIPILDIRIMGRNTQGVKLINLKNHDSIADVDKVTTT, encoded by the coding sequence ATGAAAAAAGAAAACAAATTAATATCTATTAATATTGAAGATGAAATGAAATCGTCTTACATAGATTATTCTATGTCTGTTATTGTAGCTAGAGCCCTACCAGATGTTAGAGATGGATTAAAACCTGTACATAGAAGAGTACTTTATGGAATGTATCAATTAGGAATATTTTATAATCAATCTTATAAAAAATCTGCTCGTATTGTTGGAGAAGTATTAGGAAAATATCATCCACATGGAGATATTTCTGTTTACGAAACAATGGTTAGAATGGCACAAAAATGGAATCTACGTTATCCTTTGATAGATGGACAAGGAAATTTCGGGTCAATGGATTGTGATCCCCCTGCAGCTATGCGTTATACAGAAGTTAGAATGCAACAAATAGCTGAAGAAATGTTATTAGATATCAAAAAAGAAACGGTGAATATGCAATTAAATTTTGATGATTCAATAGAAGAACCACAAGTTTTACCTACACGTATTCCTAATTTATTGATAAACGGAACATCAGGAATTGCTGTGGGTATGGCTACTAATATGCCTCCTCATAATTTAACAGAAACTATTCAAGCTATTTGTGCATATATAGATAATAGAAATATATCTATAGAAACAATTATAAAATATATTAAAGCTCCTGATTTTCCAACTGGTGGAGTTATTTATGGATATGATGGAGTAAAAAAATCCTTCTATACTGGAAAAGGACGTATAATATTACGAGCAAAGTTTCATTTTGAAGAAATAAATGGCAAAAAATGCATTATAGTAGATGAAATACCTTACCAAGTGAACAAAGCAGAAATGATCAATAGAACTGTAGAATTAATGAAAGAAGGTAATATGGAAGGTATTTCTCAAATAAGAGATGAATCAGATAGAAATGGATTAAGAATTGTTTATATATTAAAACATAATTATAATCCCAATATATTATTAAATAATTTATTTAAACATACATCTTTACAAACTTCTTTTAATGTCAATGCTATAGCATTAGTTAATGGAAAACCAGTACAATTAAATATTAAAGAAATTATTCAACATTTTGTAGATCATAGAGAAAATGTAATTATTCGTAGAACAAAATATGAATTAGAAAAAATAACTAATAGAGTACATATTTTAAAAGGGTTTATAATCATATTATCTATAAAAAATAATTTAGATCAAATGATTAAATTAATTCAAAGCGCTAAAGATCAAAATGAAGCTATTATAATATTAATGAATAAATTCAATTTATCTAAACATCAATCAAAATCTATTTTAGATATGAAATTACAAAATTTCACTTCATTAGAAATTAATAAAATTAAAATAGAATATGATCATTCAGTACAAGAAATAGATAATTTGAAAAAAATTTTGGCAATAGATTATATCAGAATGGATATAATTAAACAAGAGTTAAAAGAAATCACTAAAAAATACCACGATCAACGTCGTACCAAAATTAACTATTATGATAAAATAACAAATATAGAAGATTTAATTGAAAATGAACAAGTAGTATTAACTATTTCTCATGCTGGATATATAAAAAGAACTTCTTTATCAGAATACAAACTTCAAGGAAGAGGTGGTGTTGGAAATATAGGTGCTTTAGTTTCTAAAAAAACAGATTTTTTTAAACATATTCTTATAGCCACAAATCATCAGTATATTCTTCTTTTTACAGAAAAAGGAAAATGTTTTTGGTTAAGAGTATATGAAGTTCCAGAAGGATCTAAAGTTTCTAAAGGAAGGGCAATACAAAATATGATTAATTTAGAACAAGACGATAAGGTAAATGCTTATATATTAACTGGTGATTTAAAAAATACAAAATATATTAAAGATTATTATGTAATAATGGTAACTAAAAAAGGTATTGTTAAAAAAACTTCTTTAGAACATTATTCACGTCCTAGGAAATACGGAATTAATGCAATTGTAATACGTCCAGGTGATTCTTTATTAGAAGCTATTTTAACTCAGGGTAATAGTCATGTTTTCATTGCAGTAAAAAGTGGTAGAATTATTCGGTTTTCAGAAAAAAATATTCGTTCTACTGGACGAAATTCTTCTGGTGTAATTGGGATACATTTTAAGCATAATCAAGATTACGTTATTGGAATGATTTGTGTAAAAAACAATCAAGATAACAAACAAAAAATATGTTTGTTGGTAGTATCTGAAAAAGGATTTGGAAAAAGATCTTATATAACTGAATATCGTACTACTAATCGTGGAGGAAAAGGAATAAAAACAATTAAGATTACTTCAAAAACAGGATCTTTAATTGCAATAAAAGATGTAACAGATAAAGATAATCTTATGATTATTAAAAAATCTGGAGTCATAATCCGGATACCCATTTTGGATATTAGAATAATGGGAAGAAATACTCAAGGTGTAAAATTGATTAATTTAAAAAATCATGATTCTATAGCGGATGTAGATAAAGTTACTACGACTTAA
- a CDS encoding 50S ribosomal protein L25, whose amino-acid sequence MKYINVYGKKRHIGKKASQLIRKYGDIPCILYGKDIDIPIPFSISLNSMNKFIYQSNIYYILLEIEGEKEKITAVKKEIQFDPVSDNIIHVDFFKINENKPIILDIPIKSVGRSIGIAKGGVYYSLIRKLKIKTLPKFCPEYIEFDISNLDIGDKIVVKDIYKNKKYIILHSMNTLIAKVKPTRIIDNKEETLEKNKKESK is encoded by the coding sequence ATGAAATATATAAATGTATATGGTAAAAAAAGACATATAGGGAAAAAAGCATCACAATTGATTAGAAAATATGGAGATATTCCTTGCATTTTATATGGAAAAGATATAGATATTCCCATACCATTTTCAATATCTTTAAATTCTATGAACAAATTTATATATCAATCTAATATATATTATATTTTGCTAGAAATAGAAGGTGAAAAAGAAAAAATCACAGCTGTTAAAAAAGAAATTCAATTTGATCCTGTTAGTGATAACATAATACATGTAGATTTTTTTAAAATTAATGAAAATAAACCAATCATTTTAGATATTCCCATTAAATCTGTTGGAAGATCCATTGGAATTGCTAAAGGAGGAGTGTATTATTCATTAATAAGAAAATTAAAAATAAAAACTTTACCAAAATTTTGTCCAGAATATATAGAATTTGATATTAGTAATTTAGATATTGGAGATAAAATTGTAGTTAAAGATATTTATAAAAATAAAAAATATATAATTTTGCATTCTATGAATACACTGATTGCAAAAGTTAAACCAACACGTATAATTGATAATAAAGAAGAAACATTAGAAAAAAACAAAAAAGAAAGTAAATAA
- the aroB gene encoding 3-dehydroquinate synthase, translated as MIYFNEDGYHKLYEYLLNKNQLYYYGKNLFILVDDLSYKHCFPILRSYIKFLDTSHIIKISPGEKEKNLNTCIFIWKNFEKFKATRSSLLINLGGGVITDIGGFSASVFKRGIRFINIPTTLLGMVDASIGNKTGINFGYIKNEIGTFYHPELLIIDPNFLKTLSKHEIISGQAEMIKHGLIFDRTFWITLNKTLLYDNIIPTQNLIYQSILIKNKIVEKDPTEIGLRKILNFGHTIGHALESFFMDNTNRKHLLHGVAIAMGMIYESWISYKINDLPIDDYQEIKYYLLKKYSLQKIINQLSNNEINDILLIMEHDKKNKNNKFLFSLLKQIGHCSYDCPVPVSLIKESFFQVKTNND; from the coding sequence ATGATATATTTTAATGAAGATGGATATCATAAATTATATGAATATTTACTGAATAAAAATCAACTATATTATTATGGTAAAAATTTATTCATATTAGTAGATGATTTATCTTATAAACATTGTTTTCCTATTTTAAGATCTTATATAAAGTTTTTAGATACATCTCATATTATTAAAATATCACCAGGAGAAAAAGAAAAAAATTTAAATACTTGCATTTTCATTTGGAAAAATTTTGAAAAATTTAAAGCTACTAGAAGTAGTTTATTAATTAATTTAGGAGGAGGTGTTATTACAGATATTGGAGGATTTTCTGCATCTGTCTTTAAGAGAGGAATTAGATTTATTAATATTCCTACAACATTATTGGGTATGGTTGATGCATCTATTGGAAATAAAACTGGAATCAATTTTGGATATATTAAAAATGAAATAGGAACTTTTTATCATCCTGAATTATTAATAATTGATCCTAATTTTTTAAAAACTCTTTCAAAACATGAAATAATATCAGGACAAGCAGAAATGATCAAACATGGATTAATTTTTGATAGAACTTTTTGGATAACCTTGAACAAAACATTATTATATGATAATATTATTCCTACACAAAATTTAATTTATCAATCTATTTTAATAAAAAATAAAATAGTTGAAAAAGACCCTACAGAAATTGGATTGAGAAAAATTTTAAATTTTGGACATACTATAGGACATGCATTAGAAAGTTTTTTTATGGATAATACAAATAGAAAACATTTATTACATGGAGTAGCAATAGCTATGGGTATGATTTACGAATCATGGATATCATACAAAATAAATGATTTACCTATCGATGATTATCAAGAAATAAAATATTATCTGTTAAAAAAATATTCTTTACAAAAGATAATAAATCAACTATCTAATAATGAAATAAATGATATATTATTAATTATGGAACATGATAAAAAAAATAAAAATAATAAATTTTTATTTTCATTATTAAAACAAATAGGACATTGTTCTTATGATTGTCCAGTTCCAGTTTCATTAATAAAAGAAAGTTTCTTTCAAGTTAAAACTAATAATGATTGA
- a CDS encoding thymidylate synthase, producing MKQYLNLLRQVLKKGTKKVDRTGIGTKSLFGPQLKFDLNKGFPLITTKKLNIKAIIYELLWFLKGKTNVNYLNNKKVFIWNKWANENGDLGPIYGFQWRKWPTYDGKFIDQIDKVINMIKFNPESRRIIVSSWNVGMIQYMKLPPCHIMFQFYVNQEELSLQLYQRSADLFIGLPFNIASYALLLIMISQIVHLKAKVLIHTIGDAHIYNNHIEQTKIQLQRKPKKLPKMIINPYKTNILDFKFKDFELKDYNPYPHIKGDVAV from the coding sequence ATGAAACAGTATCTAAATTTATTAAGACAAGTATTAAAAAAAGGAACAAAAAAAGTAGATCGTACCGGAATAGGTACAAAAAGTTTATTTGGACCTCAATTAAAATTTGATTTAAATAAAGGATTTCCACTGATAACTACAAAAAAATTAAATATCAAAGCAATTATTTATGAATTATTATGGTTTTTAAAAGGGAAAACTAATGTAAATTATTTAAATAATAAAAAAGTATTTATTTGGAATAAATGGGCTAATGAAAATGGAGATCTTGGCCCAATATATGGATTTCAATGGAGAAAATGGCCAACATATGATGGAAAATTTATTGATCAAATAGACAAGGTTATAAATATGATTAAATTTAATCCTGAATCAAGACGTATAATAGTTTCTTCTTGGAATGTAGGGATGATTCAATACATGAAATTACCTCCATGTCATATTATGTTTCAATTTTACGTAAATCAAGAAGAATTATCTTTACAATTATATCAAAGAAGTGCAGATTTATTTATTGGATTGCCTTTCAATATTGCGTCTTATGCTTTATTACTTATAATGATATCTCAAATTGTACATTTAAAAGCAAAAGTATTAATTCATACTATTGGAGATGCTCATATTTATAATAATCATATAGAACAAACTAAAATTCAGCTTCAAAGAAAACCAAAAAAATTGCCCAAAATGATTATCAATCCTTATAAAACAAATATTTTAGATTTTAAATTTAAAGATTTTGAATTAAAAGATTATAATCCTTATCCTCATATTAAAGGAGATGTTGCTGTATAA
- a CDS encoding ribose-phosphate diphosphokinase, translated as MNQKVLFFSTRSGLQLSKHIAYYYGQFLGKINFLEFSDGEYTLSFEESVRGARVFLIGSTFPPVDNLMELLLMCDAAKRASAHNITLVIPYFGWARQDHKDRPRTPIASKLVANLVVASGATRVMTMDLHADQIQGFFDIPVDHLYASRIFIEYIKNLNMDQLTIASPDMGGAKRARSYAGYLRTNVVICYKERKKANEIEFMNLIGDVKGKNIILIDDIVDTAGTLTEAANLIQQQGAKSVRAIATHPILSGNSYNKIKNSYIKELVVTDTIPINNNNPIDKIKVLSCAPLFAEVMKSVHNEESISNKFII; from the coding sequence ATGAATCAAAAGGTTCTCTTTTTTTCTACAAGAAGTGGATTACAATTATCAAAACATATAGCTTATTATTATGGTCAGTTTTTAGGAAAAATAAATTTTTTAGAATTTAGTGACGGAGAATATACACTTTCTTTTGAAGAATCAGTTCGTGGGGCTAGAGTTTTTTTAATTGGATCTACTTTTCCTCCAGTAGATAATTTAATGGAATTATTATTAATGTGTGATGCCGCCAAAAGGGCCTCTGCTCATAATATTACATTAGTAATCCCATATTTTGGATGGGCAAGACAAGATCATAAAGATAGACCTAGAACTCCCATTGCTTCTAAATTAGTTGCAAATTTAGTAGTTGCATCAGGTGCAACTAGAGTTATGACTATGGATTTACATGCAGATCAAATTCAAGGATTTTTTGATATACCAGTGGATCATTTATATGCTTCTAGAATATTTATTGAATATATAAAAAATTTGAATATGGATCAATTAACTATTGCTTCTCCTGATATGGGGGGAGCAAAAAGAGCCAGAAGTTATGCTGGGTACTTAAGAACAAATGTAGTTATTTGTTATAAAGAAAGAAAAAAAGCAAATGAAATTGAATTTATGAATTTAATTGGGGATGTAAAAGGAAAAAATATTATATTAATAGATGATATAGTAGATACTGCTGGAACTCTGACTGAAGCTGCTAATCTTATTCAACAACAAGGGGCAAAAAGTGTTAGAGCTATCGCAACACATCCTATTTTATCTGGAAATTCATATAATAAAATAAAAAACTCTTATATTAAAGAATTGGTAGTAACGGATACTATTCCCATAAATAATAACAATCCAATAGATAAAATAAAAGTATTATCTTGTGCTCCGTTATTTGCAGAGGTTATGAAATCTGTACATAATGAAGAATCTATAAGTAATAAATTTATTATATGA
- a CDS encoding nucleoside deaminase gives MELALKEAMIAFTKDEVPIGAVVTCNDLVIARAHNLTETLNDITAHAELLVIKLASNFLKKKYIKECTIYVTLEPCIMCAGALFFSQIGRVVCGAKNVKRGFLSTSTGLQLHPKTKFVSGIMKNECSCIIKSFFFFKRTY, from the coding sequence ATGGAACTTGCACTTAAAGAAGCTATGATTGCTTTTACTAAAGATGAAGTTCCAATAGGCGCAGTTGTTACTTGTAATGATTTAGTGATTGCTAGAGCACATAATTTAACAGAAACTTTAAATGATATTACAGCACATGCAGAATTATTAGTAATTAAGTTAGCATCTAATTTTCTTAAAAAGAAATACATTAAAGAATGTACTATATATGTAACTCTTGAACCATGTATCATGTGCGCTGGTGCGTTATTTTTTTCACAAATTGGACGAGTAGTTTGTGGAGCAAAAAATGTTAAAAGAGGTTTTTTATCTACTTCTACTGGATTACAACTTCATCCCAAGACAAAATTTGTATCTGGAATTATGAAAAATGAATGTAGTTGTATTATAAAAAGTTTTTTTTTCTTTAAAAGAACTTATTAA
- the thrC gene encoding threonine synthase: MLFYSLNNKKYIASFKEAVLQSLATDGTLFFPEQIPLLNDNFISNIYQHDIYTIAMKVIKPFVGKDIPDDLLYKMIINTFHFDIPLKMINDNIYVLELFNGPTLAFKDIGARFMSECLNYFYKIKKCGFLTVLVATSGDTGGAVAKGFHKIDGTEVIILYPSKGISKLQEQQINTLGKNIFSVEIQGNFDDCQNLVKKAFLDIDLQKIYNLTSANSINIARWIPQIVYYFLAYKQIINIEKNKNIIFSVPSGNFGNIFSGMIAEKMGLPIKYFIASTNINDTIPRFLKSGTYHPFISKPTISNAMDISDPSNFARIWNLYSKNMNKLKNKLIAYPFTDKETLSIINMVCTKYKYILDPHGAIGYLGLQQYIKNTQYHTTSESYIFLETAHPVKFFDKMPIKLQKQILGLQPTNFFNKKIGKKNTISITKNFNTFKNWLIKRKN; this comes from the coding sequence ATGTTGTTTTATAGTTTAAATAATAAAAAATATATAGCTTCTTTTAAAGAAGCAGTATTACAAAGTTTAGCAACAGATGGAACATTATTTTTTCCTGAACAAATTCCTTTATTAAATGACAATTTTATATCAAATATATATCAACATGATATATATACTATTGCAATGAAAGTCATTAAACCATTTGTTGGTAAAGATATACCAGATGATTTATTATATAAAATGATAATAAATACTTTTCATTTTGATATTCCACTTAAAATGATTAATGATAATATTTATGTTTTAGAATTATTTAATGGACCAACTTTAGCGTTTAAGGATATTGGAGCTAGGTTTATGTCAGAATGTTTAAATTATTTTTATAAAATCAAAAAATGTGGATTTTTAACAGTTTTAGTTGCTACTTCTGGAGATACTGGGGGTGCAGTAGCTAAAGGATTTCATAAAATTGATGGAACTGAAGTAATTATTCTATATCCATCTAAAGGAATAAGTAAGTTGCAAGAACAACAAATTAACACTTTAGGTAAAAACATTTTTTCAGTAGAAATACAAGGAAATTTTGATGATTGTCAAAATCTGGTAAAAAAAGCATTTTTAGATATTGATCTTCAAAAGATATATAATCTTACTTCTGCAAATTCAATTAATATAGCGAGATGGATTCCACAAATAGTATATTATTTTTTAGCATATAAACAAATAATAAATATCGAAAAAAATAAAAATATTATTTTTTCAGTTCCTAGTGGAAATTTTGGGAATATATTTTCAGGAATGATTGCAGAAAAAATGGGATTACCTATTAAATATTTTATTGCTTCTACTAATATTAATGACACTATTCCAAGATTTTTAAAATCTGGAACATATCACCCTTTTATATCTAAACCAACTATATCAAATGCAATGGATATATCTGATCCAAGTAATTTTGCTAGAATATGGAATTTATATAGCAAAAATATGAATAAACTAAAAAATAAATTAATAGCATATCCATTCACAGATAAAGAAACATTATCGATAATTAATATGGTTTGTACAAAATATAAATATATATTAGATCCACATGGAGCTATTGGTTATTTAGGATTACAACAATATATTAAAAATACTCAATATCATACTACTTCAGAAAGTTATATTTTTTTGGAAACGGCTCATCCTGTTAAATTTTTTGATAAAATGCCTATTAAATTACAAAAACAAATACTTGGTTTACAACCAACAAATTTTTTTAATAAAAAAATAGGAAAAAAAAATACAATATCTATTACTAAAAATTTTAATACTTTTAAAAACTGGTTAATTAAACGAAAAAATTAA
- a CDS encoding homoserine kinase: protein MNGIKILSPATVANLGCGFDILGLSLQFPFDEIFLYKSNYPGIRMNRIYGSTLPPNPNKNVAFVALQALLNKYNKNNKQNEQIIGFELELIKNIHPGSGIGSSAASAAGVVFGANILLGNPFNTMQLIRFAMEGERVASGTAHADNVSPALLGGITLVRSYQPLDITKLHCPRELWVSIIHPKIEIKTSDARTILKQKILMTDAIRQWGNIGALVAGLYQENYELISRSLEDFIVEPIRAILIPAFYELKIRCKEIGALGGGISGSGPSVFMLSKGNSTAKKVTEMMNRVYDPLRIDYQTYTSPINKKGVQCIKIIQ, encoded by the coding sequence ATGAACGGAATAAAAATATTATCACCTGCAACTGTAGCTAATTTGGGTTGTGGGTTTGACATATTAGGATTATCACTACAATTTCCATTTGATGAAATTTTTTTATATAAATCTAATTATCCAGGAATTAGAATGAATAGAATATATGGATCAACATTACCACCAAATCCAAATAAAAATGTTGCGTTTGTTGCTTTACAAGCATTATTAAATAAATACAATAAAAACAACAAACAAAATGAACAAATAATAGGATTTGAATTGGAATTAATTAAAAATATTCATCCTGGAAGTGGAATTGGGTCTAGCGCAGCTAGTGCTGCTGGAGTGGTTTTTGGAGCAAATATTTTATTAGGCAATCCTTTTAATACAATGCAACTCATTCGTTTTGCAATGGAAGGAGAACGCGTAGCTAGTGGAACAGCACATGCTGATAATGTATCACCTGCTCTTTTAGGAGGAATTACATTAGTAAGAAGTTACCAACCATTAGACATTACTAAGTTGCATTGTCCAAGAGAATTATGGGTTAGCATTATACATCCTAAAATTGAAATTAAAACTTCAGATGCAAGAACTATTTTAAAACAAAAAATATTGATGACAGATGCTATACGTCAATGGGGAAATATTGGTGCATTAGTTGCTGGGTTATATCAAGAAAATTACGAATTAATTAGTAGATCTTTAGAAGATTTTATTGTAGAACCTATCAGAGCAATATTAATTCCAGCATTTTACGAATTAAAAATTCGATGCAAAGAAATAGGAGCATTAGGTGGAGGTATTTCAGGATCCGGCCCATCAGTATTTATGCTAAGTAAAGGGAATTCTACAGCAAAAAAAGTTACAGAAATGATGAATAGAGTATATGATCCTTTAAGAATAGATTATCAAACTTATACTTCTCCTATTAATAAAAAAGGAGTTCAGTGTATAAAAATTATTCAATAA